In Diachasmimorpha longicaudata isolate KC_UGA_2023 chromosome 7, iyDiaLong2, whole genome shotgun sequence, the following proteins share a genomic window:
- the LOC135164504 gene encoding ubiquitin-conjugating enzyme E2 N, whose translation MAALPRRIIKETQRLMQEPVPGISAVPDDTNARYFHVIVTGPEDSPFEGGLFKLELFLPEDYPMSAPKVRFITKIYHPNIDRLGRICLDILKDKWSPALQIRTVLLSIQALLSAPNPDDPLANDVAELWKVNESEAIRNAKEWTRRYAMDN comes from the exons atggcTGCGTTGCCAAGGCGGATTATCAAAGAAACACAGAGACTGATGCAAGAGCCTGTACCTGGAATCAGTGCTGTACCAGATGACACAAATGCTAGATATTTTCACGTTATTGTGACTGGACCCGAGGACTCGCCATTTGAGGGTGGCTTGTTTAAGCTCGAATTGTTCCTACCTGAAGATTATCCAATGTCAGCACCAAAAGTTAGATTTATCACGAAAATCTATCATCCTAATATTGACAG ACTGGGAAGAATCTGTTTGGACATTCTTAAAGACAAATGGAGTCCAGCACTTCAAATAAGAACGGTATTGCTATCAATACAGGCACTTCTGAGTGCCCCAAATCCGGATGATCCATTGGCGAACGATGTCGCTGAATTATGGAAAGTCAATGAGAGCGAGGCGATACGTAATGCCAAAGAATGGACTCGTAGATACGCTATGGACAACTGA
- the LOC135164495 gene encoding S phase cyclin A-associated protein in the endoplasmic reticulum isoform X1 → MADVRLLIQEEGRAARNLVAFNVPMGTTTPERVTRKPPSIPRVPSSSIKRAIKSTTRVRSASTGRDKKSELQARYWAFLFGNLQRAVDGIYQTCEEDENISECKEVILVLENYTRDFHNLIEWFKVKWAYENSPPPLRRTPLAWEVRKTSPCRMWNPKCSSPSQRMSPTCRSPEDTIMENRISGVEIKREVLNPSEHKRMKDNRNVSRKDPNKHMKDKTGSCSRDPEKFTTREKSTLSKTSGRPPPTPRANTSVSITRKSDINHRDAKNSINKENRENADMKNSNIDLRRPSNSISEMERVKNKANGTLSEILRSDNNEQSNKYPSKAGSRASRPPSSSARPSYSTLTRTPRATNASQHLETPRMVRSKTTLSAREMSSVNKARPGSSVMVRRRQGEFRANPQPQESRDIRGSVEVLTKSSAKSKRSSEDPDGWQTVRSRCRRGSSHSLNMSTRFHRPTTATSLPALAIESSSDRNKKSSYEITIDNKSEHGEILAIDIEVEKADAKCRSQANPQEDDLTKGNLLPHVGDTNSTSMIAAVFKNEADLLEKKIQLFMAAQAERERIILEEERKTEEADSQRSQQLSDEEASLQRQIQELESTEIDIDTETDETDGEMVLEIEEREEILQDEAIDDISLEDRYENMLEGMSWAERVDTLAQLKALVARHPGRALELHQKLSSPSRKRSLPEALRRYQAKQACAEHKRQKLLLEKSQRLRELLNKVEDVKRAKNQLTEDKRVRMEMKLKRAEENRSQHLLEVVRKAHDEDSKLKEIAFINELEAQNKRHDFMALCQEQEERLQGIQEERQRRQEEKAAKEAAAEERRRALEAERQLRIQKMRQARREREERVGKMQLEREKERQELAREKARDREERLSALHAAQLANQEELQKKIAQKQQESARRHVENIEHIRQRAVESSILRNEEIPPTLKSYPAPKQCSLCGTQIPNELSLLSHLKGKGHLELVRKMHDGREASRDDLQRFNITQIRDMAIGVTVGDDKAAKERQKGLKRRSRKLKQKMTARGQEWENSQEDSGQFESSNKAKFRRNLKELDRLVCSHSKNSWANVAVAGLERCVGEIGRAFNKICPQDPEVFKALGGFETLTNLLQLGVSVQSNVQGLPNKSIVSICRVYKLALNDHPDSIEAIVLSNKILVILDLLLQRFEAVVILEDSFQAQETSATTNGNGSVTTAVLQLLCTLISEVPFDKVALQSRMNDIIGFLVTGGLIDRISRHNQALIETDFFLDMEHESQLLLASYDLLHRLCIHSKRTHGNSNSTHDTEQTTVDSHLLGCLQSSEAAGSVGCLYATFALAHQKCSSPTPGQSHFTSYGRLLALRGLKLLRTIGHVDLQTLQNLLGAEGTNLQWRLIASHLITRFQREPLADSTDSQSAQTSPTAITILSELFSVLGYFAVNNIDNQLVLQTAGAGPSVLQHLCTLPFPFYGDPKLAPFTLPTLLAATHENPEATAVLSCEMSYQLLEEYKKSEEGQQHPLIRLLKDSSCK, encoded by the exons atggctGACGTTCGACTACTGATCCAGGAAGAGGGAAGAGCAGCGCGAAACCTGGTGGCTTTCAACGTTCCAATGGGTACGACAACACCAGAGAGAGTGACACGAAAGCCCCCAAGTATCCCCCGAGTTCCAAGCTCTTCGATAAAAAGAGCAATAAAGAGTACAACTCGAGTGCGATCAGCATCTACCGGACGTGACAAAAAATCCGAACTTCAAGCCCGTTACTGGGCATTTCTCTTCGGGAATCTCCAGCGAGCAGTGGACGGTATCTACCAGACATGCGAGGAGGACGAGAACATATCGGAATGCAAAGAAGTTATTTTAGTTCTTGAAAACTACACAAGAGACTTCCACAACCTCATAGAGTGGTTCAAAGTGAAATGGGCCTACGAGAATTCCCCTCCACCCCTGAGAAGAACCCCCCTCGCCTGGGAGGTGCGTAAGACCTCACCCTGTCGAATGTGGAATCCAAAATGCTCGAGTCCATCACAGAGGATGAGTCCCACTTGCAGAAGTCCAGAAGACACGATAATGGAGAACAGAATTTCTGGAGTGGAGATAAAGAGAGAAGTTCTAAATCCCTCGGAGCACAAACGAATGAAGGACAATAGAAACGTGTCGAGGAAGGATCCCAACAAGCACATGAAGGACAAGACTGGAAGCTGCAGCAGAGATCCTGAGAAATTCACAACCAGAGAAAAGTCTACACTCTCCAAAACATCGGGCAGACCTCCACCGACCCCCAGAGCAAACACCAGTGTCTCAATAACTCGAAAGAGTGACATTAATCACCGTGATGCCAAAAATAGTATTAACAAGGAGAACAGGGAGAATGCAGATATGAAGAACAGTAATATCGACTTGAGACGCCCCTCCAACAGCATCTCTGAGATGGAGAGGGTGAAGAACAAGGCGAATGGTACATTATCTGAGATACTTAGATCAGATAATAACGAGCAATCGAACAAATACCCGTCGAAGGCAGGATCGAGGGCATCGAGGCCACCATCATCATCAGCTCGTCCCAGTTATTCAACTCTGACGAGAACCCCCAGAGCTACCAATGCATCGCAACACTTAGAAACTCCCAGGATGGTGCGGAGTAAGACGACTTTGAGTGCTAGGGAGATGTCGAGTGTCAATAAGGCCCGCCCTGGATCGTCCGTGATGGTGAGAAGACGTCAGGGTGAATTCAGAGCGAATCCACAGCCCCAAGAGTCCCGTGATATCAGGGGCTCGGTGGAGGTGCTCACGAAGAGTTCAGCAAAATCGAAGAGGTCTTCGGAAGACCCTGATGGCTGGCAAACAGTAAGATCCAGGTGTCGACGAGGCAGTTCTCATAGTTTAAACATGTCCACGAGATTCCATCGGCCGACGACAGCCACTTCCCTCCCAGCGCTGGCCATCGAGAGTTCCAGCGATCGAAACAAGAAGAGTTCATATGAAATAACAATCGACAATAAATCAGAGCATGGAGAAATTCTGGCAATCGATATCGAAGTGGAAAAAGCCGACGCAAAATGTAGAAGTCAAGCAAATCCTCAGGAAGATGACTTGACGAAGGGGAATCTGCTGCCCCACGTCGGCGATACAAACTCAACCTCGATGATAGCAGCTGTATTTAAGAATGAAGCTGATCtgctggagaaaaaaatccagttgTTCATGGCGGCTCAGgcggagagggagagaataaTTCTCGAAGAGGAACGAAAGACAGAGGAGGCGGATTCTCAGAGATCTCAACAGCTTTCAGACGAGGAAGCGTCTTTACAGCGTCAAATACAGGAGTTAGAGTCAACGGAAATTGATATCGATACAGAGACAGATGAGACTGATGGTGAGATGGTGCTTGAGATCGAGGAGCGTGAGGAGATTCTCCAGGACGAAGCTATCGATGACATCAGCTTGGAGGATCGTTACGAAAATATGTTGGAGGGCATGTCCTGGGCAGAACGGGTAGATACTCTGGCCCAGTTGAAGGCCCTGGTGGCGCGACATCCTGGGAGAGCTTTGGAGCTACACCAGAAGCTGTCGTCACCGTCTAGGAAGCGATCGTTGCCAGAGGCTCTGAGGAGATACCAAGCTAAACAGGCGTGTGCTGAACACAAACGCCAGAAGTTGCTGTTGGAGAAATCACAACGGCTTAGGGAGCTGTTGAACAAAGTGGAGGATGTCAAGAGAGCGAAGAATCAGTTGACCGAGGATAAACGAGTCCGAATGGAGATGAAGCTGAAGCGAGCTGAGGAGAATAGAAGTCAACATTTGTTGGAGGTTGTGAGGAAAGCACACGACGAGGACTCCAAATTAAAGGAGATAGCTTTCATAAATGAACTCGAGGCACAGAACAAACGTCACGATTTCATGGCTCTTTGTCAGGAGCAGGAGGAGCGACTTCAGGGGATTCAAGAGGAGCGCCAGAGACGACAGGAAGAAAAAGCGGCGAAGGAGGCTGCCGCTGAAGAGCGGCGAAGGGCGTTGGAGGCTGAAAGACAACTGAGGATTCAGAAGATGAGGCAGGCTAGGAGGGAAAGGGAGGAGAGGGTGGGGAAGATGCAACTGGAGAGGGAAAAGGAGCGTCAGGAGTTGGCCAGGGAGAaggcgagggacagagaggagAGGCTGAGTGCTCTTCATGCCGCTCAGCTGGCTAATCAGGAGGAACTGCAGAAGAAAATAGCTCAGAAGCAACAGGAGTCTGCTAGGAGGCACGTCGAGAATATCGAGCACATCAGACAGAGGGCAGTCGAGTCTTCCATTCTGCGGAATGAAGAAATACCCCCCACTTTGAAGTCATATCCAGCACCCAAGCAATGCTCTCTGTGTGGCACCCAAATACCAAATGAACTGAGTCTACTGAGTCATCTGAAGGGGAAAGGTCATCTAGAGCTCGTGAGGAAGATGCATGACGGGAGGGAAGCGTCTAGGGATGACCTCCAGAGGTTCAATATCACCCAAATAAGAGATATGGCTATCGGGGTGACTGTAGGGGACGATAAAGCTGCTAAGGAGAGGCAGAAGGGGTTGAAGAGACGCTCTAGAAAGCTCAAGCAGAAGATGACCGCTAGGGGACAGGAGTGGGAGAACTCTCAGGAGGATTCTGGGCAATTTGAGTCAAGTAATAAAGCTAAATTCAGGAGAAACTTAAAGGAGCTAGACAGGCTTGTCTGCAGTCATTCGAAGAACAGTTGGGCTAATGTGGCGGTGGCAGGCCTCGAACGCTGTGTGGGGGAAATTGGGAGAGCCTTCAATAAGATCTGTCCTCAGGATCCAGAGGTTTTTAAGGCACTCGGGGGCTTCGAGACTCTTACAAATTTACTACAACTGGGGGTCAGTGTCCAGAGTAATGTCCAGGGCTTACCCAATAA gAGCATTGTTTCGATTTGCAGAGTCTACAAACTTGCTCTTAATGATCATCCAGATAGTATTGAGGCCATTGTACTTAGCAATAAAATTCTCGTGATACTGGATCTTCTTTTGCAGAGGTTTGAG GCGGTAGTGATTTTGGAAGACTCATTTCAAGCCCAGGAGACATCAGCAACAACAAATGGTAATGGTAGCGTAACCACAGCAGTGCTGCAATTGCTCTGCACTCTAATCTCAGAAGTGCCGTTCGATAAAGTCGCTCTACAGTCTCGCATGAACGACATCATAGG ATTTCTCGTAACTGGAGGCTTAATCGATCGAATATCTCGTCACAATCAGGCCCTCATCGAGACAGATTTCTTCCTAGATATGGAGCACGAGTCTCAGCTTCTTCTGGCCTCCTATGACCTTCTGCACCGCCTCTGTATCCATTCCAAACGTACCCACGGGAATTCCAATTCCACTCACGACACAGAACAGACAACAGTAGATTCGCACTTACTGGGCTGTCTCCAGTCAAGCGAAGCTGCTGGTAGTGTTGGCTGTCTCTATGCAACATTCGCACTGGCGCATCAGAAGTGCTCTTCACCCACCCCTGGCCAGAGTCACTTTACATCTTATGGGAGGCTACTCGCTTTGCGGGGGCTCAAACTCCTGAGAACTATAGGCCATGTTGATCTACAAACACTGCAG AATTTATTAGGCGCAGAAGGCACCAATCTACAATGGAGATTAATAGCAAGTCATTTGATCACAAGATTCCAAAGAGAGCCCCTAGCCGATTCCACGGACAGTCAATCCGCCCAGACATCACCAACAGCTATCACGATACTCTCCGAGCTCTTCAGTGTCCTTGGCTACTTCGCCGTCAATAACATCGACAATCAG TTGGTTCTACAAACTGCGGGCGCTGGCCCAAGTGTACTTCAGCATCTCTGTACATTGCCCTTTCCCTTTTATGGTGATCCCAAACTAGCACCATTTACCCTTCCAACACTACTTGCTGCTACGCACGAAAATCCGGAGGCCACTGCTGTCCTATCGTGCGAAATGTCGTATCAA CTTCTGGAGGAATACAAAAAATCGGAAGAAGGCCAGCAGCATCCACTAATCCGTCTTCTGAAGGACTCATCttgtaaataa
- the LOC135164495 gene encoding S phase cyclin A-associated protein in the endoplasmic reticulum isoform X2: MADVRLLIQEEGRAARNLVAFNVPMGTTTPERVTRKPPSIPRVPSSSIKRAIKSTTRVRSASTGRDKKSELQARYWAFLFGNLQRAVDGIYQTCEEDENISECKEVILVLENYTRDFHNLIEWFKVKWAYENSPPPLRRTPLAWEVRKTSPCRMWNPKCSSPSQRMSPTCRSPEDTIMENRISGVEIKREVLNPSEHKRMKDNRNVSRKDPNKHMKDKTGSCSRDPEKFTTREKSTLSKTSGRPPPTPRANTSVSITRKSDINHRDAKNSINKENRENADMKNSNIDLRRPSNSISEMERVKNKANGTLSEILRSDNNEQSNKYPSKAGSRASRPPSSSARPSYSTLTRTPRATNASQHLETPRMVRSKTTLSAREMSSVNKARPGSSVMVRRRQGEFRANPQPQESRDIRGSVEVLTKSSAKSKRSSEDPDGWQTVRSRCRRGSSHSLNMSTRFHRPTTATSLPALAIESSSDRNKKSSYEITIDNKSEHGEILAIDIEVEKADAKCRSQANPQEDDLTKGNLLPHVGDTNSTSMIAAVFKNEADLLEKKIQLFMAAQAERERIILEEERKTEEADSQRSQQLSDEEASLQRQIQELESTEIDIDTETDETDGEMVLEIEEREEILQDEAIDDISLEDRYENMLEGMSWAERVDTLAQLKALVARHPGRALELHQKLSSPSRKRSLPEALRRYQAKQACAEHKRQKLLLEKSQRLRELLNKVEDVKRAKNQLTEDKRVRMEMKLKRAEENRSQHLLEVVRKAHDEDSKLKEIAFINELEAQNKRHDFMALCQEQEERLQGIQEERQRRQEEKAAKEAAAEERRRALEAERQLRIQKMRQARREREERVGKMQLEREKERQELAREKARDREERLSALHAAQLANQEELQKKIAQKQQESARRHVENIEHIRQRAVESSILRNEEIPPTLKSYPAPKQCSLCGTQIPNELSLLSHLKGKGHLELVRKMHDGREASRDDLQRFNITQIRDMAIGVTVGDDKAAKERQKGLKRRSRKLKQKMTARGQEWENSQEDSGQFESSNKAKFRRNLKELDRLVCSHSKNSWANVAVAGLERCVGEIGRAFNKICPQDPEVFKALGGFETLTNLLQLGVSVQSNVQGLPNKSIVSICRVYKLALNDHPDSIEAIVLSNKILVILDLLLQRFEISRNWRLNRSNISSQSGPHRDRFLPRYGARVSASSGLL, encoded by the exons atggctGACGTTCGACTACTGATCCAGGAAGAGGGAAGAGCAGCGCGAAACCTGGTGGCTTTCAACGTTCCAATGGGTACGACAACACCAGAGAGAGTGACACGAAAGCCCCCAAGTATCCCCCGAGTTCCAAGCTCTTCGATAAAAAGAGCAATAAAGAGTACAACTCGAGTGCGATCAGCATCTACCGGACGTGACAAAAAATCCGAACTTCAAGCCCGTTACTGGGCATTTCTCTTCGGGAATCTCCAGCGAGCAGTGGACGGTATCTACCAGACATGCGAGGAGGACGAGAACATATCGGAATGCAAAGAAGTTATTTTAGTTCTTGAAAACTACACAAGAGACTTCCACAACCTCATAGAGTGGTTCAAAGTGAAATGGGCCTACGAGAATTCCCCTCCACCCCTGAGAAGAACCCCCCTCGCCTGGGAGGTGCGTAAGACCTCACCCTGTCGAATGTGGAATCCAAAATGCTCGAGTCCATCACAGAGGATGAGTCCCACTTGCAGAAGTCCAGAAGACACGATAATGGAGAACAGAATTTCTGGAGTGGAGATAAAGAGAGAAGTTCTAAATCCCTCGGAGCACAAACGAATGAAGGACAATAGAAACGTGTCGAGGAAGGATCCCAACAAGCACATGAAGGACAAGACTGGAAGCTGCAGCAGAGATCCTGAGAAATTCACAACCAGAGAAAAGTCTACACTCTCCAAAACATCGGGCAGACCTCCACCGACCCCCAGAGCAAACACCAGTGTCTCAATAACTCGAAAGAGTGACATTAATCACCGTGATGCCAAAAATAGTATTAACAAGGAGAACAGGGAGAATGCAGATATGAAGAACAGTAATATCGACTTGAGACGCCCCTCCAACAGCATCTCTGAGATGGAGAGGGTGAAGAACAAGGCGAATGGTACATTATCTGAGATACTTAGATCAGATAATAACGAGCAATCGAACAAATACCCGTCGAAGGCAGGATCGAGGGCATCGAGGCCACCATCATCATCAGCTCGTCCCAGTTATTCAACTCTGACGAGAACCCCCAGAGCTACCAATGCATCGCAACACTTAGAAACTCCCAGGATGGTGCGGAGTAAGACGACTTTGAGTGCTAGGGAGATGTCGAGTGTCAATAAGGCCCGCCCTGGATCGTCCGTGATGGTGAGAAGACGTCAGGGTGAATTCAGAGCGAATCCACAGCCCCAAGAGTCCCGTGATATCAGGGGCTCGGTGGAGGTGCTCACGAAGAGTTCAGCAAAATCGAAGAGGTCTTCGGAAGACCCTGATGGCTGGCAAACAGTAAGATCCAGGTGTCGACGAGGCAGTTCTCATAGTTTAAACATGTCCACGAGATTCCATCGGCCGACGACAGCCACTTCCCTCCCAGCGCTGGCCATCGAGAGTTCCAGCGATCGAAACAAGAAGAGTTCATATGAAATAACAATCGACAATAAATCAGAGCATGGAGAAATTCTGGCAATCGATATCGAAGTGGAAAAAGCCGACGCAAAATGTAGAAGTCAAGCAAATCCTCAGGAAGATGACTTGACGAAGGGGAATCTGCTGCCCCACGTCGGCGATACAAACTCAACCTCGATGATAGCAGCTGTATTTAAGAATGAAGCTGATCtgctggagaaaaaaatccagttgTTCATGGCGGCTCAGgcggagagggagagaataaTTCTCGAAGAGGAACGAAAGACAGAGGAGGCGGATTCTCAGAGATCTCAACAGCTTTCAGACGAGGAAGCGTCTTTACAGCGTCAAATACAGGAGTTAGAGTCAACGGAAATTGATATCGATACAGAGACAGATGAGACTGATGGTGAGATGGTGCTTGAGATCGAGGAGCGTGAGGAGATTCTCCAGGACGAAGCTATCGATGACATCAGCTTGGAGGATCGTTACGAAAATATGTTGGAGGGCATGTCCTGGGCAGAACGGGTAGATACTCTGGCCCAGTTGAAGGCCCTGGTGGCGCGACATCCTGGGAGAGCTTTGGAGCTACACCAGAAGCTGTCGTCACCGTCTAGGAAGCGATCGTTGCCAGAGGCTCTGAGGAGATACCAAGCTAAACAGGCGTGTGCTGAACACAAACGCCAGAAGTTGCTGTTGGAGAAATCACAACGGCTTAGGGAGCTGTTGAACAAAGTGGAGGATGTCAAGAGAGCGAAGAATCAGTTGACCGAGGATAAACGAGTCCGAATGGAGATGAAGCTGAAGCGAGCTGAGGAGAATAGAAGTCAACATTTGTTGGAGGTTGTGAGGAAAGCACACGACGAGGACTCCAAATTAAAGGAGATAGCTTTCATAAATGAACTCGAGGCACAGAACAAACGTCACGATTTCATGGCTCTTTGTCAGGAGCAGGAGGAGCGACTTCAGGGGATTCAAGAGGAGCGCCAGAGACGACAGGAAGAAAAAGCGGCGAAGGAGGCTGCCGCTGAAGAGCGGCGAAGGGCGTTGGAGGCTGAAAGACAACTGAGGATTCAGAAGATGAGGCAGGCTAGGAGGGAAAGGGAGGAGAGGGTGGGGAAGATGCAACTGGAGAGGGAAAAGGAGCGTCAGGAGTTGGCCAGGGAGAaggcgagggacagagaggagAGGCTGAGTGCTCTTCATGCCGCTCAGCTGGCTAATCAGGAGGAACTGCAGAAGAAAATAGCTCAGAAGCAACAGGAGTCTGCTAGGAGGCACGTCGAGAATATCGAGCACATCAGACAGAGGGCAGTCGAGTCTTCCATTCTGCGGAATGAAGAAATACCCCCCACTTTGAAGTCATATCCAGCACCCAAGCAATGCTCTCTGTGTGGCACCCAAATACCAAATGAACTGAGTCTACTGAGTCATCTGAAGGGGAAAGGTCATCTAGAGCTCGTGAGGAAGATGCATGACGGGAGGGAAGCGTCTAGGGATGACCTCCAGAGGTTCAATATCACCCAAATAAGAGATATGGCTATCGGGGTGACTGTAGGGGACGATAAAGCTGCTAAGGAGAGGCAGAAGGGGTTGAAGAGACGCTCTAGAAAGCTCAAGCAGAAGATGACCGCTAGGGGACAGGAGTGGGAGAACTCTCAGGAGGATTCTGGGCAATTTGAGTCAAGTAATAAAGCTAAATTCAGGAGAAACTTAAAGGAGCTAGACAGGCTTGTCTGCAGTCATTCGAAGAACAGTTGGGCTAATGTGGCGGTGGCAGGCCTCGAACGCTGTGTGGGGGAAATTGGGAGAGCCTTCAATAAGATCTGTCCTCAGGATCCAGAGGTTTTTAAGGCACTCGGGGGCTTCGAGACTCTTACAAATTTACTACAACTGGGGGTCAGTGTCCAGAGTAATGTCCAGGGCTTACCCAATAA gAGCATTGTTTCGATTTGCAGAGTCTACAAACTTGCTCTTAATGATCATCCAGATAGTATTGAGGCCATTGTACTTAGCAATAAAATTCTCGTGATACTGGATCTTCTTTTGCAGAGGTTTGAG ATTTCTCGTAACTGGAGGCTTAATCGATCGAATATCTCGTCACAATCAGGCCCTCATCGAGACAGATTTCTTCCTAGATATGGAGCACGAGTCTCAGCTTCTTCTGGCCTCCTATGA